In Nocardioides nitrophenolicus, the genomic window TTCGCCTCGTCCCGGCGGTCAGGGGGCCTGAGAGATTCTTGGGGAGATTTGCTCCTTCGGCGCCCCGTCCACGAGGGACAGGGACTCTCCCGCCGGGGTTCGAACGGCGCGATGTTGAGTTGTGACGCCGATCATGGCGCGCAGCGAGCATACGGCATCCGCGGGCCGGGCCCCGTACCATCGGGCGGTGCCTCGCCCCGACACCGACGAGCGGCTGGCCGGGATCGACCCCGACGAGCTCGCCATCACCCTCAAGGTCCTGCGTCAGGTCCCGCTGCTCGATCCCGACCACGAGGACGTGCGCACCATGAAGCGCGCGGCGTCGTACATGTACAAGCTGATCAAGAAGCAGCGCCGGGCCGAGATCCGGCTCGAGCGGCAGCGTCACGACCAGGACATCATCGAGAAGACGGCGACCGGGTCGCCGATGCGGATCGACGACGAGACCGCCGGGATCCCGCTGGTCTCCACCGCGCAGGGCGCCTTCGCCGGTGAGCTGCTCACCGCGCGGGGGTGCTACATCTGCAAGGAGGACTTCACCCTCGTCGACGCGTTCTACCACTGGCTGTGCCCGCGCTGCGCCGCGAAGAGCCACGCGAAGCGCGACCAGCGCACCGACCTCACCGGCAAGCGGGCGCTGCTGACCGGCGGCCGGGCCAAGATCGGCATGTACATCGCGCTGCGCCTGCTCCGCGACGGGGCGCACACCACGATCACCACGCGCTTCCCCAAGGACGCCGTGCGCCGGTTCGCCGCGATGGAGGACTCCGCCGACTGGCTGCACCGGCTCAAGGTCGTCGGCATCGACCTGCGCGACCCCACCCAGGTCATCTCGCTCACCGACGACGTCGCGGCCGACGGCCCGCTCGACATCATCATCAACAACGCCTGCCAGACCGTACGCCGGCTGCCCGGCGCCTACTCCCACCTCACCGAGGGCGAGCTCGCGCCGCTGCCGAGCGGGATCGAGCTGCCCGAGATGGTCGCCTTCGACCGGATCTCCGAGGCCCACCCGGCGGCGATCGCGGGGGCGCTCTCCGACCATGCGGTGGCCCACCACGAGGGGGAGTCGGCGGAGTCGGCGCTGGCCGCCCACAACGCCGCGTCGCTGACGGCGCTCGCGCTGAAGGCCGGCAACGCGTCGCTGGAGCAGCATCTCGCCGGCACGGCCATCGACGCCGGCGGCCTGATCCCCGACATCCAGGACAACAACTCCTGGACCCAGGTCCTCGACGAGGTGGACCCGCTCGAGCTGCTCGAGGTGCAGTTCTGCAACTCGATCGCGCCCTTCCTAATCAACTCCCGGCTGCGCCCGGCGCTGCGTGCGGCGGTCCAGAACGGCGCCCGCCGCGCCTACATCGTGAACGTGTCCGCGATGGAGGGGCAGTTCTCCCGGCGCTACAAGGGCGCCGGACACCCCCACACCAACATGGCCAAGGCCGCGCTCAACATGATGACCCGCACCTCGTCGGGCGAGCTGTTCGAGTCCGACAAGATCCTGATGACGGCCGTCGACACCGGCTGGATCACCGACGAGCGGCCGCACCACGAGAAGCTGCGGATCGCGGCCGAGGGCTGGCACGCCCCGCTCGACCTGGTCGACGGCGCGGCCCGGGTCTACGACCCGATCGTGCGCGGCGAGGCGGGGGAGGACCTGTACGGCTGCTTCGTGAAGGACTACGAGCCCTCACCCTGGTGAGCCATCGGCCGGTGTCGAACGGGTATGTCATCACCCATTTTGGGGATCGACCTGCGTGAAGGCCCTTCTTTACGCAAAGGTAAAGCCCATGCGTCGTCTGCTTCCCGTCCTGACCGCACTCGCCGTCACCCTCGGCCTGGCGTCCGCGGTGACCTCCGCCGATGCGGCCGCGCGGCCGACCGCGCCCTGGATCTCCGGACAGGCGGTCCAGCGCGACGGGTCGGTCGCGATCACCCTCGACTGGGACCCCGCGCCCGGCGCGTCGGCCTACGACGTCTACGCCCTCAAGGGTGAGGGCGAGCCGATCATGACCGGCCAGCTCGTGGGCCGCGGCATCGCTGGGACGCGCACCGTCGTGGGAGGGCTGACGGCCGGCACGACGTACTGCTTCGCGCTGTTGGGCAACAACGGCGGTGCGGGCAGCCCGCGGGCCTGCAAGGTGACCCCGCCGGTCTCGCGCGCCGTCACCCCGACCGCGCTGGCCACCACCGCGGCCACCTTCAACCTGCGCTGCGGCTCGAAGTCGAAGTGCAACAGCGGCTGGAAGTGGAAGAAGCGGCAGAAGAAGGTCGTCGCCGACATCGACCGGATCGGGTCCGACATCCTGGTGTTCGTCGAGGGCCACGTCGCCCACAAGTACGGCAAGAAGAAGCGTTGGATCGGCAAGGTCATGGCCAAGCGCGGCTACGAGCTGGCCTGCCAGACCCAGCGGAGCAAGAAGCGCAAGCTGTTCAGCCAGACCGCCTACGTCCGCTCCAGCGCGTACGCCGTGGTCGACCCCAAGGCCAACAGCAAGGGCACCCGGTTCACCAGGTTCGGCGACCGCGACCACGGCTTCTGCCAGGCGCTGATCCAGCACCGGGCGACGGGCAAGCAGGTCGCCATCGCCGCGGTCCACCTGCGCGACGGCAAGGCCGACGGCATCCGCCAGCAGGAGACCTCCTACGTCCTCGGCCGGGTCACCGGCGCGTTCCCGGGCCGGCCGACGGTCGTGCTCGGCGACTTCAACTCGCACCGTGGCCTCGATCGACGAGGGCAGACCGACACCCCCCGCCTGGTCATGGAGGGCGCGGGGTACGCCGATGCCGTCGACATCGCCGCCCAGCTGACCTACCCGTACCTCAACTCCGCGCACGGCTTCAAGACCGACCCGCCGCGCTCGACGACCTGGCCGACCCACGTCGACCGGATCTTCGTCTCGCCGGGCATCACCGTGCCGAGCTGGGAGAACATCGCGGTGCTCGCGGGCGGCAGGTACGCCACCCCGATGGCGTCCGACCACAACCCGATCAAGGCGACCCTGTACATCCCCTGACCTCGGTTCCTAGGGTCGGGTCATGGCCGAGGAGATCCCCGCGATCGAGACCGACGTACCGCCGAGTGGGCCGGGCTGTGCCGAGTGCACGGCCGCGGACGGCTGGTGGGTGCACCTGCGCCGGTGCGCGGCGTGCGGCCACGTCGGGTGCTGCGACAGCTCGCCCGCCCAGCACGCCACCGCCCATTTCCGCGAGAGCGGGCACCCGATCGTGCAGTCGTACGAGCCGGGTGAGGACTGGTTCTGGGACTACGCCGGCGAGGACTACTACGCCGGCCCCGAGCTCGCCGCGCCCACCAGCCACCCCGACGACCAGCCGGCGCCCGGGCCGCGCGGCCGGGTGCCGGCGAACTGGCGCGACCTGATCCACTGATGCTGCCCGGGCTCAGGCCAGGGTCACCTCGACCGGCACCGCGTTGCGCAGTGTGTGACCGACAGGCGAGCTGGCGAGCACCGCGGTGTGCAGGGCCTCCAGCTCGGCCCGGGAGGCGGGGGAGCTGATCGAGACGCTCGCCCGGATCGCGCTGAAGCCGGCATGCCCCTCGGCGAGGCCCAGGAAGACGTGCAGGTCGAGATCGCCCTGCAGGTCGATGCGCAGGTCGCGCAGCTCGATGCCGGCGACGGTCGCGTTGGCGGCGTACCCGACGGCGAGGCAGTTGCCCAGGGCGCCGAGCAGCTGCTCGACCGGGTTGGGAGCGGTGTCGCCGCCGCCGAGCGCGGGCGGCTCGTCGGAGCGGATCGGGGCGAAGCCGCGCACCGTGGCGTGCGACGCGAAGGCGCCGTCCCAGGTGACGTGGGCGGCCCAGGTGGTCCCGGCCTTGGTCGGGTCGTCCTGGACGGCCTGGACCAGGCCGGTCACGGCCTCGAGGTCCACGTCGTTGAGGCCGGTGCTGGCGGAGGTGGTGGTCATGGATCAAATATGAGTGAGTTGCTCATATTTGGCGAGGGGGGTGGCCGAGGTCGTGGCGGCGTGCGCGGGAGCGCCTTGCACTACCGGGGCTGGCCGCCCGCCGCCCGGAGCGTCGCGGCGACCACCGTCCGGGTCTCGGCGGGGTCGATGACGTCGTCGATCTCGAACACCCGCGCCGCGTTGAGGGCACTGGCGTGGGTACGCAGCTCGGCGGTGTGCCGCGCGACCGTGGCCTCCCGCTCGGCCTCGGGCAGTGCCGCCAGCTCGTGCGCCATCGCCAGCCGCACCGCGCCCTCCAGCCCCATCGGGCCGAGGTGGGCGTCGGGCCAGGCGACGGTGAGCAGCGGTCGGTGGGTGCTGCCGCCGAGCATCGCCTGGGCGCCGAGTCCGTAGCCGCGCCGCAGCACCACGCCGACGAGCGGCACGCTCAGCCGGGCCCCGGCGTTGACCAACCGCGCCGCGTGCCGCACCAGACCGGTCCGCTCGGCGTCCGGGCCGACCATGAACCCCGGGGTGTCGACCAGCGAGAGCACGGGCAGCCGCCAGCGCTCGCACAGCTCGAGGAAGTCGGCCGCCTTCGCCGACGCGTCGGCCGTGAGGGCTCCGGCCAGGTGGGTGGACTGGTTGGCGAGGACGCCGAGCGGGATGCCGTCGACCCGGGCGATCGCGGTCACCAGCTCCGGCGCCCATGCCTCGCGCAGCCAGGTCACGCTGTCGGCGTCGGCGAGCGCCTCGACCACCGGGCGCACGTCGAAGGCCTCGCGGTCGTTGGCCGGCAGCATCGTGCGCAGGGCGGTCGGGTCCTCGGCCGCCCCCGAGGCGGCCGGTCCGTCGAGGTAGCCGAGCAGCCGGCGTACGACGGCCACGGCCTCCGCCTCGTCGTCGACCACCACGTCGACCACGCCGTTGGCCGCCTGCTCCGCGACCGGGCCGATCTCCTCGGCCGCGAACTGCCCGAGCCCGCCGCCCGCGATCATCGCGGGCCCGGCCATGCCGAGGTTGGCGTCGGGTGTGGCCACCCGGAGATCGGCGCAGCCGGCGAGCACGGCGTTGCCGGCGAAGCACCGGCCCGACACCACGGCGATCCGCGGCACCACGCCCTCCAGCTCGCCCCACAGCGCGAACGAGCCGACGTCGAGCGCCGACACGATCGGCAGGTCGACGTCGCCCGGCCGCCCGCCGCCGCCTTCGGTGAAGAACACGGTGGGCAGGCCCATCCGGCCGATCAGCTCGAGCAGCCGGTCGGACTTGCGGTGTCCGCGCATGCCCTGGGTGCCGGCCATGACCAGGTAGTCGTACGACAGCACCGCGGCCGGCCGGCCGTCGATGGTGGTGGTGCCGCCGACGATGCCGTCCGCGGGCGCCTCGACGACGAGCTCGGCCAGCGGTCGGCGCTGCTCCTGGGCGGCGGTGATGAAGCGGCCGTACTCCACGAAGGATCCGGCGTCGACGAGGTCGGCGATGTTCTCCCGGGCGGTACGACGACCGCGGGCGTGCCACCGGACGACCTTCTCGGGGCGGGCCTCGTCGGTGGTGAGGAAGCGGCGGGCGAGCAGCTCGGTGAGGCCCTGGGCCGGGGCGTCGTCCTGTGGGTCGGTCACCCGGTCAGCATGTCAGGCGCGAGGCACCGACGCCGGGTCGCCGGTGAGGACCCGCAGCGCGAGCGCGGTGGTCGACTCCATGTCGAGGTGGCCGACCACGCGCTCCACCCGGGCGATGTCGAGGGGGAGCAGGCCGGGCGTACCGGGGATGTCGGGCGTCAGCCCGAGGTCGAGGTCGGTGCGGCCCGCCATCATCCGCAGGTTGAACTCGTAGGTGTCGCGTGCGCCCGGCGCCGAGAGCCGTTTGAGCACGGTCGCGCCGGTACGCCGGGCGCCGGTCTCCTCGGCCCACGCGTCCAGCGCCGCCACCACCGAGCGGCCCTCGTCGTGCTCGATGTCGGCCCAGATCTCCCGCATCGAGCCGATGTGGGACAGCAGGTAGGCGGCGGTCTTCTCGCCGATGCCCGGCACGCCGGGCAGGTTGTCGCTGGCGTCGCCCCGCACCGCCGCGAACTCCAGGTAGCGCTCCGCCGGGACGCCGTACATCGAGCGGAGGTGGGCGGACGTGAGCAGGGGAGAGCCGTTGATCCCGCCGTTGATCAGGCGCAGCACCCGCGTATGGGCGCTGATGTGGGCGAAGGAGTCGCGGTCGGAGGTGATGATGACGCAGTCCCAGCCGTTCTCGCCGGCCCAGGTCGCGGCCGAGGCGTTGACGTCGTCGGCCTCCAGCCCGGGCGGGGTGAGCGTCGCCAGGCCGAGCGCGTCGAGCAGGGCGCCGGCCCGGTCCAGCTGGTCGACGAGGTCGGGGTCCTTCTCGGCGCGGCCCGCCTTGTAGTCCGGGTACGCGTCACGGCGGTAGGACGCCACCCGGTCGTCGAGGCCGAAGATCACCGCGTCCGGCGCGAACTGGTCGATGGACTCGATGATCTGGCGCAGCATCCCGTGCAGCGCCCACGCCGGCCGCCCGCCACGGTCGCGGTGCCGGGTGTGGGCGCGCGCGTGGTGGTTGCGGTGCAGCAGCGACGGTGCGTCGACGGCGAGCAGCAGCCTGCGGGGGCGGTCCGGGACGGGGTTCATGGCGA contains:
- a CDS encoding SDR family NAD(P)-dependent oxidoreductase, translated to MPRPDTDERLAGIDPDELAITLKVLRQVPLLDPDHEDVRTMKRAASYMYKLIKKQRRAEIRLERQRHDQDIIEKTATGSPMRIDDETAGIPLVSTAQGAFAGELLTARGCYICKEDFTLVDAFYHWLCPRCAAKSHAKRDQRTDLTGKRALLTGGRAKIGMYIALRLLRDGAHTTITTRFPKDAVRRFAAMEDSADWLHRLKVVGIDLRDPTQVISLTDDVAADGPLDIIINNACQTVRRLPGAYSHLTEGELAPLPSGIELPEMVAFDRISEAHPAAIAGALSDHAVAHHEGESAESALAAHNAASLTALALKAGNASLEQHLAGTAIDAGGLIPDIQDNNSWTQVLDEVDPLELLEVQFCNSIAPFLINSRLRPALRAAVQNGARRAYIVNVSAMEGQFSRRYKGAGHPHTNMAKAALNMMTRTSSGELFESDKILMTAVDTGWITDERPHHEKLRIAAEGWHAPLDLVDGAARVYDPIVRGEAGEDLYGCFVKDYEPSPW
- a CDS encoding endonuclease/exonuclease/phosphatase family protein, which encodes MRRLLPVLTALAVTLGLASAVTSADAAARPTAPWISGQAVQRDGSVAITLDWDPAPGASAYDVYALKGEGEPIMTGQLVGRGIAGTRTVVGGLTAGTTYCFALLGNNGGAGSPRACKVTPPVSRAVTPTALATTAATFNLRCGSKSKCNSGWKWKKRQKKVVADIDRIGSDILVFVEGHVAHKYGKKKRWIGKVMAKRGYELACQTQRSKKRKLFSQTAYVRSSAYAVVDPKANSKGTRFTRFGDRDHGFCQALIQHRATGKQVAIAAVHLRDGKADGIRQQETSYVLGRVTGAFPGRPTVVLGDFNSHRGLDRRGQTDTPRLVMEGAGYADAVDIAAQLTYPYLNSAHGFKTDPPRSTTWPTHVDRIFVSPGITVPSWENIAVLAGGRYATPMASDHNPIKATLYIP
- a CDS encoding UBP-type zinc finger domain-containing protein, which gives rise to MAEEIPAIETDVPPSGPGCAECTAADGWWVHLRRCAACGHVGCCDSSPAQHATAHFRESGHPIVQSYEPGEDWFWDYAGEDYYAGPELAAPTSHPDDQPAPGPRGRVPANWRDLIH
- a CDS encoding OsmC family protein, giving the protein MTTTSASTGLNDVDLEAVTGLVQAVQDDPTKAGTTWAAHVTWDGAFASHATVRGFAPIRSDEPPALGGGDTAPNPVEQLLGALGNCLAVGYAANATVAGIELRDLRIDLQGDLDLHVFLGLAEGHAGFSAIRASVSISSPASRAELEALHTAVLASSPVGHTLRNAVPVEVTLA
- a CDS encoding acyl-CoA carboxylase subunit beta, which codes for MTDPQDDAPAQGLTELLARRFLTTDEARPEKVVRWHARGRRTARENIADLVDAGSFVEYGRFITAAQEQRRPLAELVVEAPADGIVGGTTTIDGRPAAVLSYDYLVMAGTQGMRGHRKSDRLLELIGRMGLPTVFFTEGGGGRPGDVDLPIVSALDVGSFALWGELEGVVPRIAVVSGRCFAGNAVLAGCADLRVATPDANLGMAGPAMIAGGGLGQFAAEEIGPVAEQAANGVVDVVVDDEAEAVAVVRRLLGYLDGPAASGAAEDPTALRTMLPANDREAFDVRPVVEALADADSVTWLREAWAPELVTAIARVDGIPLGVLANQSTHLAGALTADASAKAADFLELCERWRLPVLSLVDTPGFMVGPDAERTGLVRHAARLVNAGARLSVPLVGVVLRRGYGLGAQAMLGGSTHRPLLTVAWPDAHLGPMGLEGAVRLAMAHELAALPEAEREATVARHTAELRTHASALNAARVFEIDDVIDPAETRTVVAATLRAAGGQPR
- a CDS encoding 5'-3' exonuclease → MNPVPDRPRRLLLAVDAPSLLHRNHHARAHTRHRDRGGRPAWALHGMLRQIIESIDQFAPDAVIFGLDDRVASYRRDAYPDYKAGRAEKDPDLVDQLDRAGALLDALGLATLTPPGLEADDVNASAATWAGENGWDCVIITSDRDSFAHISAHTRVLRLINGGINGSPLLTSAHLRSMYGVPAERYLEFAAVRGDASDNLPGVPGIGEKTAAYLLSHIGSMREIWADIEHDEGRSVVAALDAWAEETGARRTGATVLKRLSAPGARDTYEFNLRMMAGRTDLDLGLTPDIPGTPGLLPLDIARVERVVGHLDMESTTALALRVLTGDPASVPRA